The Pseudomonas moraviensis genome contains the following window.
CTGACCGTGCGCAACTTGCATCCCGGCGAAACAGAGTCGGCGAGGCTGTTTCTCGACCAGCATGGCTGGGGCCATCGCACCGGTGATGCCGACTCTTTTGCTCGTCTGATTCACCATTCGCAGCGCACGGCTGTCGCGCTCGCAGGCGAGCAGATTGTGGGATTCGCTCGAGCGATTACCGATGAGGTCTCCAACGGCTATCTGTCGATGGTGGTGGTCGATGACCAGCATCGGCGCAAGGGAATTGGCCGGGCACTGGTAGAGCATGTGATGGGCGATGACCCCGCTATCACCTGGCTGCTACGCGCAGGACGCGAAGGCGCTGAAGCTTTTTTTGCCAGCCTGGGCTTCGAGAAGTCCGTGATTGCCATGGAACGTCCGCGCCGCAAATAGCGCG
Protein-coding sequences here:
- a CDS encoding GNAT family N-acetyltransferase; translated protein: MNDALTVRNLHPGETESARLFLDQHGWGHRTGDADSFARLIHHSQRTAVALAGEQIVGFARAITDEVSNGYLSMVVVDDQHRRKGIGRALVEHVMGDDPAITWLLRAGREGAEAFFASLGFEKSVIAMERPRRK